In a single window of the Nicotiana tomentosiformis chromosome 8, ASM39032v3, whole genome shotgun sequence genome:
- the LOC108943252 gene encoding secreted RxLR effector protein 161-like, translated as MELNHKLTSIEFDRAVNNKTNANDHQLEDKGGYQRIVSRLLYLTMIRPDIIFVVKVLSQYMHALKQSHLEAAMRVVRYIKNAPRLGLIVPTDNTLKIAAYCDSDWRACVETRKSITGYAIKFGDALISWKSKKQETMSRSSAEAEFRSMAANVAKIIWMIGLFKELGSEIAANPIFHKRTKHIDIDCHFVREKNQEGKIQTQHTRTKEQLADLLTKSMCRPQHNYLMDKLGMKNMYSSLSLRGSIEVSGDTNVT; from the exons ATGGAGCTCAATCACAAACTCACTTCTATAGAATTTGACAGAGCTGTAAACAATAAGACAAATGCTAATGATCACCAACTTGAGGACAAAGGTGGTTATCAGAGGATTGTTAGCAGGCTACTATACTTAACTATGATCAGGCCAGACATAATATTTGTTGTTAAAGTACTCAGTCAATATATGCATGCACTAAAGCAATCTCATTTGGAAGCAGCTATGAGAGTGGTCAGATACATTAAGAATGCACCTAGACTTGGCCTCATTGTGCCAACTGACAATACTTTGAAGATAGCAGCCTACTGTGATTCTGACTGGAGAGCTTGTGTTGAGACACGGAAGTCAATTACTGGCTATGCAATAAAGTTTGGTGATGCCTTAATCTCGTGGAAGTCTAAGAAACAAGAAACTATGTCCAGAAGTTCTGCTGAAGCTGAGTTTAGAAGTATGGCTGCCAATGTGGCAAAAATTATATGGATGATTGGTCTATTCAAGGAGTTGGGATCAGAG ATTGCAGCTAATCCTATCTTTCATAAAAGAACAAAACATATAGATATTGATTGTCACTTTGTAAGAGAAAAGAATCAAGAAGGAAAGATTCAGACTCAACACACTAGGACTAAAGAACAACTTGCTGACCTACTTACAAAGAGCATGTGCAGACCACAACATAATTATTTGATGGACAAGCTGGGAATGAAGAACATGTATTCATCCctcagcttgagggggagtataGAAGTTAGTGGTGATACAAATGTCACTTAA